In Mytilus trossulus isolate FHL-02 chromosome 14, PNRI_Mtr1.1.1.hap1, whole genome shotgun sequence, a genomic segment contains:
- the LOC134696229 gene encoding perlucin-like protein isoform X2, giving the protein MLEVPSQEPLVFANCNSEMFVYVILLSCCLSLISAESCLGNQEESLLNDIKSAIQKLEIRLKDKSFRCSPGWKEHANHCYNFISTPVTWNEAERACRKIGGYLVKVDNESESNWLKQEANVEEKSFWAGAADFNEGDWRWIVDFSNVTFTDWHTGQPDNSGGHEDCLEIEKSYNYQWNDVVCTIQNGYICESEKGGACIPYSKLFRK; this is encoded by the exons GCAAATTGTAATTCAGAGATGTTTGTTTACGTGATATTGTTGTCTTGCTGTCTTTCTCTTATCTCTGCTGAGTCCTGTCTTGGAAATCAGGAGGAATCTTTACTCAATGACATTAAATCTGCTATACAGAAGTTGGAAATAAGATTGAAAG ATAAGTCTTTTCGGTGCTCTCCTGGATGGAAAGAACACGCAAACCACTGCTACAATTTCATCTCAACACCAGTTACGTGGAATGAAGCAGAG AGGGCTTGCCGAAAGATTGGAGGATACTTAGTAAAGGTGGATAACGAGTCAGAAAGCAACTGGTTGAAGCAAGAGGCAAATG TTGAAGAAAAAAGTTTCTGGGCTGGGGCTGCGGATTTCAACGAGGGTGACTGGAGATGGATCGTCGACTTTTCGAACGTGACTTTTACAGATTGGCATACTGGGCAACCAGATAACTCTGGGGGACATGAGGACTGCCTTGAGATTGAGAAATCATATAACTATCAATGGAACGATGTTGTATGCACTATACAAAATGGGTATATATGTGAAAGCGAAAAG GGTGGAGCATGTATCCCCTATTCGAAACTGTTCCGCAAGTAA
- the LOC134696229 gene encoding perlucin-like protein isoform X3, with translation MFVYVILLSCCLSLISAESCLGNQEESLLNDIKSAIQKLEIRLKDKSFRCSPGWKEHANHCYNFISTPVTWNEAERACRKIGGYLVKVDNESESNWLKQEANVEEKSFWAGAADFNEGDWRWIVDFSNVTFTDWHTGQPDNSGGHEDCLEIEKSYNYQWNDVVCTIQNGYICESEKGGACIPYSKLFRK, from the exons ATGTTTGTTTACGTGATATTGTTGTCTTGCTGTCTTTCTCTTATCTCTGCTGAGTCCTGTCTTGGAAATCAGGAGGAATCTTTACTCAATGACATTAAATCTGCTATACAGAAGTTGGAAATAAGATTGAAAG ATAAGTCTTTTCGGTGCTCTCCTGGATGGAAAGAACACGCAAACCACTGCTACAATTTCATCTCAACACCAGTTACGTGGAATGAAGCAGAG AGGGCTTGCCGAAAGATTGGAGGATACTTAGTAAAGGTGGATAACGAGTCAGAAAGCAACTGGTTGAAGCAAGAGGCAAATG TTGAAGAAAAAAGTTTCTGGGCTGGGGCTGCGGATTTCAACGAGGGTGACTGGAGATGGATCGTCGACTTTTCGAACGTGACTTTTACAGATTGGCATACTGGGCAACCAGATAACTCTGGGGGACATGAGGACTGCCTTGAGATTGAGAAATCATATAACTATCAATGGAACGATGTTGTATGCACTATACAAAATGGGTATATATGTGAAAGCGAAAAG GGTGGAGCATGTATCCCCTATTCGAAACTGTTCCGCAAGTAA
- the LOC134696229 gene encoding perlucin-like protein isoform X1, which translates to MLEVPSQEPLVFVSHANCNSEMFVYVILLSCCLSLISAESCLGNQEESLLNDIKSAIQKLEIRLKDKSFRCSPGWKEHANHCYNFISTPVTWNEAERACRKIGGYLVKVDNESESNWLKQEANVEEKSFWAGAADFNEGDWRWIVDFSNVTFTDWHTGQPDNSGGHEDCLEIEKSYNYQWNDVVCTIQNGYICESEKGGACIPYSKLFRK; encoded by the exons GCAAATTGTAATTCAGAGATGTTTGTTTACGTGATATTGTTGTCTTGCTGTCTTTCTCTTATCTCTGCTGAGTCCTGTCTTGGAAATCAGGAGGAATCTTTACTCAATGACATTAAATCTGCTATACAGAAGTTGGAAATAAGATTGAAAG ATAAGTCTTTTCGGTGCTCTCCTGGATGGAAAGAACACGCAAACCACTGCTACAATTTCATCTCAACACCAGTTACGTGGAATGAAGCAGAG AGGGCTTGCCGAAAGATTGGAGGATACTTAGTAAAGGTGGATAACGAGTCAGAAAGCAACTGGTTGAAGCAAGAGGCAAATG TTGAAGAAAAAAGTTTCTGGGCTGGGGCTGCGGATTTCAACGAGGGTGACTGGAGATGGATCGTCGACTTTTCGAACGTGACTTTTACAGATTGGCATACTGGGCAACCAGATAACTCTGGGGGACATGAGGACTGCCTTGAGATTGAGAAATCATATAACTATCAATGGAACGATGTTGTATGCACTATACAAAATGGGTATATATGTGAAAGCGAAAAG GGTGGAGCATGTATCCCCTATTCGAAACTGTTCCGCAAGTAA